Proteins co-encoded in one Pieris napi chromosome 10, ilPieNapi1.2, whole genome shotgun sequence genomic window:
- the LOC125052839 gene encoding 40S ribosomal protein S15Aa yields the protein MVRMNVLSDALKSIHNAEKRGKRQVLIRPCSKVIVKFLTVMMKHGYIGEFEIVDDHRAGKIVVNLTGRLNKCGVISPRFDVPINDIERWTNLLPSRQFGYLVLTTSGGIMDHEEARRKHLGGKILGFFF from the exons ATGGTGCGAATGAACGTATTGAGTGATGCTCTCAAATCAATCCACAATGCCGAAAAGCGAGGCAAAAGACAAGTGCTCATCCGCCCTTGTTCTAaagttattgtaaagtttcttACTGTGATGATGAAGCATGGTTACATTGGAGAATTCGAAATTGTAGACGATCACAGAGCAGGAAAAATCGTCGTCAACTTGACAGGCAGATTAAACAAATGCGGAGTTATTTCACCACGATTTGATGTACCAATCAATGATATAGAAAGGTGGACTAACTTATTGCCCTCTCGACAATTCGG ataCTTAGTGCTAACAACCAGTGGAGGTATCATGGATCATGAAGAAGCCAGAAGAAAACATCTTGGAGGCAAAATATTAGGTTTCTTCTTCTAA